From one Luteipulveratus mongoliensis genomic stretch:
- a CDS encoding LysE family translocator → MDLSTLLAFGLAAAVISLVPGPDMMFIIAHGVGRGRRAGVVAAVGMSSGLAVHTVLTAAGLGALLLAAPAVLEGLRIAGAIFLIYLAVSAWRSSRAQSVADDDAAVVPPRSLRKTYVMAMLTNLANPKVILFYLAFLPQFLTEGGWPAWAQFLVLGAVLICVGLCVDGTVGFVSGALSELLQRRPAVQRWLDRVSAAIFGGLAVRLVADSR, encoded by the coding sequence ATGGACCTCTCGACCTTGCTGGCCTTCGGGCTGGCCGCTGCCGTCATCAGCCTCGTGCCGGGGCCGGACATGATGTTCATCATCGCCCACGGTGTCGGACGTGGACGGCGAGCGGGAGTCGTGGCAGCAGTCGGGATGTCGAGTGGCCTGGCCGTGCACACGGTGCTTACGGCGGCCGGTCTCGGGGCCCTGTTGCTCGCTGCTCCAGCGGTGCTGGAGGGATTGCGCATCGCTGGTGCGATCTTCCTGATCTATCTCGCGGTCTCGGCCTGGCGGTCGTCGCGGGCGCAATCCGTTGCCGACGACGACGCGGCGGTCGTGCCGCCTCGATCGCTGCGGAAGACATACGTCATGGCCATGCTGACCAACCTCGCCAACCCCAAGGTGATCTTGTTCTACCTCGCGTTCCTGCCTCAGTTCCTGACCGAGGGCGGCTGGCCGGCGTGGGCGCAGTTCCTCGTGCTCGGAGCGGTGCTCATCTGCGTCGGGCTCTGCGTGGACGGCACGGTCGGGTTCGTGTCGGGTGCTCTCTCAGAGCTCCTGCAACGCCGACCGGCCGTCCAGCGCTGGCTCGACCG
- a CDS encoding response regulator transcription factor: MRLVIAEDDALLREGLVLLLRGEGIDVLAAVSGPDELLRAVDEHRPDIAVVDVRMPPTHTDEGIKAAVAARRAHPELAVLVLSAYVEQSFATELLADGSSRIGYLLKERVGRVATFLEALHRVAAGGTAIDPDVVAQLFSRQRADDRLALLSTREREVLAVMAEGLGNAAIAQRLFVTDNAVHKHIRNIFAKLGLEPGDDTDRRVAAVLRYLEAR; the protein is encoded by the coding sequence GTGCGGCTCGTGATCGCCGAGGACGACGCACTACTGCGCGAGGGCCTGGTCCTCCTCCTGCGTGGCGAGGGGATCGACGTTCTCGCGGCCGTCTCAGGTCCGGACGAGCTGCTCCGCGCGGTCGACGAGCATCGTCCCGACATCGCGGTGGTCGACGTACGGATGCCGCCCACCCACACCGACGAGGGCATCAAGGCAGCGGTCGCGGCACGGCGTGCCCACCCCGAGCTCGCTGTGCTGGTGCTGTCGGCGTACGTGGAGCAGAGCTTTGCGACCGAGCTGCTGGCCGACGGGTCGAGCCGCATCGGCTACCTGCTCAAGGAGCGCGTCGGGCGGGTCGCGACCTTCCTGGAGGCGTTGCACCGGGTCGCGGCCGGCGGTACCGCGATCGACCCCGACGTGGTGGCGCAGCTGTTCTCGCGCCAGCGTGCTGACGATCGTCTCGCGCTGCTGAGCACACGTGAGCGCGAGGTGCTGGCCGTGATGGCCGAGGGACTGGGCAACGCGGCCATCGCGCAACGGCTCTTCGTGACGGACAACGCTGTGCACAAGCACATCCGCAATATCTTCGCCAAGCTCGGGCTCGAGCCCGGTGACGACACCGACCGTCGGGTCGCGGCGGTGCTGCGCTACCTCGAGGCCCGCTGA
- a CDS encoding sensor histidine kinase, producing MVHNSTDLPRPALLDEARRVVRRALVSLKWLLAGTGTALLAFGVLALVVLVALLCLIGVGLLLIGPTLSVVRPVAQLERRRLRAIGHPVDMTYDRLPRGAMAVWRYVRTDETTRRDLWWLGAHATVGLVVGLFAIQLPLSAVQGITIPVWWQAVSADDATVLNGFVHISSWPGAWMALVIGLVWLVLTVALPPVLLRAQTAAGRRWLPPHPDLDLSERVAQLTATRAAALDAHAVELRRIERALHDGAQNRLVTVAVLTGAARQAMARDPAEAEAILERAQTSAETALAELRSVVRSILPPVLERSGLPGAVSALAAQCPVPTRATVDVSQRCPAAVEASAYFAVAEGLTNVARHSKADRATVLVERRGSVLVVRIEDDGVGGAVLQQDSGLSGIQRRAEAHDGTLRVSSPVGGPTVVEVSLPCGS from the coding sequence GTGGTTCACAACTCGACCGACCTGCCACGTCCCGCGCTCCTCGACGAGGCGCGGCGCGTCGTACGACGGGCGCTCGTCTCCCTGAAGTGGCTCCTCGCCGGCACGGGCACGGCACTCCTGGCCTTCGGCGTGCTGGCCCTTGTCGTTCTGGTTGCTCTGCTGTGCCTGATCGGAGTGGGACTGCTGCTGATCGGGCCCACACTCTCGGTGGTCCGCCCCGTTGCCCAGCTCGAACGACGGCGGCTGCGGGCGATCGGGCACCCGGTCGACATGACGTACGACCGGCTGCCGCGCGGTGCGATGGCGGTCTGGCGGTATGTGCGCACCGACGAGACGACGCGCCGCGACCTGTGGTGGTTGGGAGCGCACGCGACGGTCGGACTGGTGGTCGGCCTCTTCGCGATTCAGCTGCCGTTGAGCGCCGTGCAAGGAATCACCATTCCCGTTTGGTGGCAGGCAGTTTCGGCGGATGACGCGACCGTCCTCAACGGCTTTGTGCACATCTCCAGCTGGCCCGGCGCGTGGATGGCGTTGGTCATCGGTCTGGTCTGGCTCGTGCTGACGGTGGCGCTGCCGCCTGTGCTGCTGCGCGCGCAGACGGCCGCCGGTCGGCGCTGGTTGCCGCCGCACCCGGACCTGGACCTGTCCGAGCGGGTGGCTCAGCTGACGGCGACGCGCGCCGCGGCGCTCGACGCCCATGCGGTCGAGCTGCGGCGGATCGAGCGCGCACTGCACGACGGCGCGCAGAACCGCCTGGTCACCGTCGCGGTGTTGACCGGGGCGGCCCGGCAGGCGATGGCTCGCGACCCTGCAGAGGCGGAGGCGATTCTCGAACGCGCGCAGACCAGTGCCGAGACCGCGCTCGCCGAGCTGCGCTCCGTCGTACGCAGCATCTTGCCTCCGGTGCTCGAGCGCAGCGGGCTACCCGGTGCCGTGTCCGCACTCGCGGCTCAGTGCCCGGTGCCGACGCGCGCCACGGTCGACGTCAGCCAGCGCTGCCCGGCGGCCGTCGAGGCGTCGGCGTACTTCGCTGTCGCTGAAGGGCTCACCAACGTCGCACGGCACAGTAAGGCCGACCGTGCGACCGTGCTCGTGGAGCGCCGTGGCAGTGTGCTCGTGGTGCGGATCGAGGATGACGGAGTGGGAGGCGCTGTGCTGCAACAAGATTCGGGCTTGTCGGGCATCCAGCGGCGTGCCGAGGCGCACGACGGGACGTTGCGCGTGTCGAGCCCGGTGGGCGGTCCAACCGTGGTGGAGGTGAGTCTGCCGTGCGGCTCGTGA
- a CDS encoding ABC transporter ATP-binding protein has protein sequence MSLSLARLRPQRQSAAGPVDPDAAVQLVDVTKTYRSGGGSVAALSSVSLRVPRAKFLAVMGRSGSGKSTLLHCAAGLDVPTSGSVAIGGTEVSRLSETERTLVRRARVGFVFQSYNLVPSLTIEHNITLPLRLAGSPVDHAWLESVVEHVGLSDHLQRMPSELSGGQQQRAAIARALAAGPDVIFADEPTGALDLQTATDVLSLLRDLTSSLSQTVVMVTHDPMAAAWADDTVVMADGRIDQVLREPDAATLAAVLGGYHS, from the coding sequence GTGAGCCTCTCACTCGCGCGCCTTCGACCGCAGCGCCAGAGCGCGGCAGGTCCGGTCGACCCGGATGCTGCCGTACAGCTCGTCGACGTCACCAAGACCTACCGCTCAGGGGGCGGTAGCGTCGCGGCGCTCAGCTCGGTGTCGTTGCGGGTCCCGCGGGCGAAATTCCTTGCTGTCATGGGACGTTCGGGCTCGGGCAAGAGCACGCTGCTGCACTGCGCGGCCGGCCTCGACGTGCCCACCTCCGGGTCGGTCGCGATCGGCGGGACGGAGGTCTCGCGGCTGTCCGAGACCGAGCGCACCTTGGTCCGCCGAGCACGCGTCGGCTTCGTCTTCCAGTCCTACAACCTCGTCCCGTCGCTCACGATCGAGCACAACATCACGCTGCCGCTCCGTCTCGCGGGCAGCCCGGTCGACCACGCCTGGCTGGAGTCGGTCGTGGAGCACGTCGGCCTGAGCGACCACCTGCAACGCATGCCGTCCGAGCTGTCGGGTGGGCAGCAGCAACGTGCGGCGATCGCACGGGCGCTGGCCGCCGGACCGGACGTGATCTTCGCCGACGAGCCGACCGGAGCGCTGGACCTCCAGACCGCGACGGACGTGCTGTCGTTGCTGCGGGACCTCACGTCATCCCTTTCGCAGACGGTCGTGATGGTGACGCACGACCCTATGGCCGCTGCCTGGGCCGACGACACGGTCGTGATGGCCGACGGACGGATCGACCAGGTGCTACGCGAGCCCGACGCCGCGACGCTCGCGGCTGTGCTGGGCGGGTACCACTCATGA
- a CDS encoding FtsX-like permease family protein, with the protein MIPTLKARLGEVVAIFCAVAVGAALVTACAVLAETGFRSHLPASRLAGADVVVSGVQHVAQDEDLDVPLPDRVPVDERLVDRVRAVPGVAEATGDVSFTAALMAAGQEPGSARSSLGEGHPWSPNLLLDSHFRGHAPQGDNDVAVTESTAERLGVRPGDRIDAVLAGRRTSLTITAVVAAPGGDAYVTPSIAHRLARPGVVDLIALRATPGTDVAQLATRVRQALGGDLTVSTGDRIGDAENPAGAAGRGEMVTFAMSLGGVVVLLVAFLVAGAVSISVTNRSRELALLRAVGATPRQVRSMVARQATRVAIGALLVGAAGGYALSVPLQGVLGSSGLMSTELPLAWSPFPVLAAGALLLITTQVASRAASRGVSRRPATEAVRDTQIEPSAGGRWRTRVGLGLLAISGGAAVVPLIAHSEAALISAASGTLLAIVGLSLVGPALVTWTGSRLRRRLGSSASPSGWLALSNTTAYAVRTGGALSVLALAIALTVTQLYTQTTLSAVSSRDVAAANHASLTVTAGPVGGVTPEALADVRRSPGVGFAVPLVSSSVVWTSLEDGSPKAEAYPMTALGHDAEKVLDLDVSDGNLHNLRGDTVALDSSTAWSHGIDIGERVTLVLADGTRVRPLLVATYRRSFGFGKVVLSTDVLGERRSYDTVLVAGSSDRPADATAVRHSLAAHPGTMVDPGAGVPGLSGSGEDPGRWASLLVTLTLLGYVLLGVANRLVATTGRRRSEWATLRAIGATPAQVLSMVRAEVGLVCFGAAAAGALISLGPMTMISAGLVHQPWPQGPFWAVVLICAGVGGSAYAATLLPARRVLRSLEATQ; encoded by the coding sequence ATGATTCCCACTCTGAAAGCACGGCTCGGGGAGGTCGTCGCGATCTTCTGCGCCGTCGCCGTCGGGGCCGCGCTGGTCACGGCCTGCGCGGTGCTTGCCGAGACCGGGTTCAGGTCTCATCTTCCGGCGTCGCGCCTGGCCGGAGCCGATGTCGTGGTGAGCGGCGTCCAGCACGTCGCGCAGGACGAGGACCTCGACGTGCCGCTGCCGGACCGGGTGCCGGTCGATGAGCGACTGGTCGACCGGGTCCGGGCGGTGCCCGGCGTTGCGGAAGCAACAGGCGATGTGAGCTTCACGGCGGCGTTGATGGCTGCCGGTCAAGAACCTGGATCGGCCCGCTCGTCGCTAGGCGAGGGACACCCATGGTCACCGAACCTGTTGTTGGACAGTCACTTTCGCGGTCACGCCCCACAGGGTGACAACGATGTCGCGGTGACCGAGTCAACGGCCGAGCGCCTCGGCGTACGGCCCGGCGACCGCATCGACGCGGTGCTCGCCGGTCGTCGTACGTCCCTGACCATCACCGCTGTCGTCGCCGCCCCAGGGGGAGACGCCTACGTCACGCCGAGTATCGCGCACCGGCTCGCCCGGCCCGGCGTCGTCGACCTGATCGCGCTCCGAGCCACGCCCGGCACCGATGTCGCCCAGCTCGCGACGCGCGTACGGCAGGCCCTCGGGGGCGACCTCACCGTCTCCACCGGCGACCGGATCGGCGACGCCGAGAACCCCGCCGGCGCGGCCGGCCGCGGTGAGATGGTCACGTTCGCCATGTCACTCGGCGGCGTCGTGGTGCTGCTGGTGGCGTTCCTGGTCGCGGGCGCCGTCTCGATCTCGGTGACCAACCGCTCGCGCGAGCTCGCCCTCCTACGGGCAGTCGGCGCCACTCCCCGACAGGTTCGGAGCATGGTCGCGCGTCAGGCGACCCGGGTGGCGATCGGTGCTCTGCTGGTCGGAGCGGCCGGGGGCTACGCGCTGTCGGTCCCACTGCAGGGCGTGCTCGGCAGCTCTGGCCTGATGTCCACCGAGCTGCCCCTCGCGTGGAGCCCATTCCCCGTCCTGGCAGCCGGCGCCCTGCTGCTCATCACCACGCAGGTCGCATCGCGCGCGGCGTCCCGTGGCGTCTCACGGCGTCCTGCGACGGAGGCCGTGCGCGACACCCAGATCGAGCCCTCGGCCGGTGGGCGGTGGCGCACCCGCGTCGGACTGGGCTTGCTGGCTATCTCTGGCGGTGCGGCCGTGGTCCCCCTGATCGCGCACAGTGAGGCCGCACTCATCAGCGCCGCCTCCGGCACTCTCCTCGCGATCGTCGGCCTCTCTCTAGTGGGACCGGCTCTGGTGACCTGGACCGGCTCGCGGCTGCGGCGACGACTCGGGTCGTCGGCATCACCGAGCGGCTGGCTCGCGCTGAGCAACACGACCGCGTACGCCGTCCGCACCGGTGGCGCGTTGTCCGTGCTCGCGCTCGCGATCGCTCTCACCGTCACCCAGCTCTACACACAGACCACGTTGTCGGCCGTGAGCAGTCGCGATGTCGCGGCGGCCAACCATGCTTCGCTCACCGTCACGGCAGGGCCGGTCGGCGGGGTGACTCCCGAGGCCCTGGCCGACGTACGCCGTTCTCCCGGTGTCGGATTCGCCGTTCCTCTGGTGTCGAGCAGCGTGGTCTGGACATCTCTTGAGGATGGCAGTCCGAAGGCCGAGGCCTACCCGATGACCGCCCTCGGCCACGATGCGGAGAAGGTCCTCGACCTCGATGTGAGCGACGGAAACCTGCACAACCTGCGGGGCGACACGGTCGCGCTGGACTCCTCCACCGCCTGGTCCCATGGCATCGACATCGGCGAGCGAGTCACCTTGGTCCTGGCGGACGGGACACGGGTCCGGCCACTTCTCGTGGCGACCTATCGGCGCAGCTTCGGGTTCGGCAAAGTCGTCCTCTCGACCGACGTGCTGGGCGAAAGGCGTTCGTACGACACGGTTCTCGTCGCAGGGTCGAGCGATCGCCCGGCCGATGCGACTGCCGTACGACACTCACTCGCCGCCCACCCGGGCACGATGGTCGACCCAGGCGCAGGCGTACCAGGACTGTCCGGCTCGGGCGAGGACCCCGGGCGATGGGCAAGCCTGCTCGTCACGCTCACCCTGCTCGGCTACGTCCTGCTGGGCGTCGCGAACCGACTCGTCGCCACCACGGGCCGCCGTCGGTCGGAGTGGGCGACCCTGCGGGCGATCGGCGCCACACCGGCACAGGTGCTGAGCATGGTGCGCGCGGAGGTCGGTCTTGTCTGCTTTGGTGCCGCAGCTGCCGGCGCCCTGATCTCCCTCGGCCCGATGACGATGATCAGCGCCGGACTCGTGCATCAACCGTGGCCCCAGGGGCCGTTCTGGGCGGTCGTGCTGATCTGTGCTGGGGTCGGCGGATCGGCTTACGCCGCAACGTTGCTCCCCGCTCGACGCGTGCTGCGCTCGCTGGAGGCGACGCAATGA
- a CDS encoding flavin reductase family protein, producing MRTELDVAELDPDVTYRLLTASVVPRPIAWVSTRSAAGVDNLAPHSFFTISCVRPPIVQFTSVGRKDSLRNVEETGQFVVSFAPEWLTRVINESATDFPRDESEFDTVGIEREPSRTVAPSRVADSPVALECVLERTIELGDSTVVMGRVQHIALDPAVVDDSDGHPHPRIDLMRPMARLGRNEWGSLGEVRDIPREPYDVRLRRQAQQAGQ from the coding sequence ATGCGGACTGAGCTGGACGTGGCTGAGCTGGATCCGGATGTGACCTACCGCCTGCTGACGGCGAGCGTCGTACCTCGTCCGATCGCCTGGGTGTCGACCCGTTCGGCGGCCGGTGTCGACAATCTCGCACCCCACTCGTTCTTCACGATCTCGTGCGTGCGCCCGCCGATCGTCCAGTTCACCTCGGTCGGGCGCAAGGACTCATTGCGCAACGTCGAGGAGACGGGCCAGTTCGTGGTGTCGTTCGCGCCCGAGTGGTTGACGCGCGTGATCAACGAGTCGGCGACCGACTTCCCGCGGGATGAGAGCGAGTTCGACACCGTGGGCATCGAGCGCGAGCCGTCGCGCACGGTCGCGCCCAGCCGGGTCGCCGACTCACCCGTGGCGCTCGAGTGCGTCCTGGAGCGCACCATCGAGCTCGGCGACTCAACGGTTGTGATGGGACGCGTCCAGCACATCGCCCTCGACCCCGCTGTCGTCGATGACAGCGACGGCCATCCGCATCCGCGGATCGATCTGATGCGCCCGATGGCGCGGCTGGGTCGCAATGAGTGGGGCAGCCTGGGCGAGGTGCGGGACATCCCGCGAGAGCCGTACGACGTCCGGCTGCGTCGGCAGGCCCAGCAAGCAGGGCAGTAG
- the radA gene encoding DNA repair protein RadA — translation MASKTARARSTFRCAECGWSTVKWVGRCGECQAWGTVAEAGNAPARTPPASVVERPAVPIGQVDATLAQARSTGVGEFDRVLGGGLVPGAVVLVAGEPGIGKSTLLLDVAARAAKESRSVLYVSGEESAAQVRLRAERIEALAPSLFLASETDLGTVLAQMEQVQPDLVVVDSVQTIASTEIEGAAGNVAQVREVAASVIQYAKARNIAVLLVGHVTKDGSIAGPRVLEHLVDVVIQFEGDRHSRLRLVRAVKNRYGPTDEVGCFDLSDVGIVELPDPSGLFLSQRDEPVPGTCVTVALEGRRPLVTEVQALLVPSNGGSPRRTTSGVDGSRTAMILAVLDRRVGVPVRQSDCYVSTVGGARLSEPAADLAVALALVSSAIEQPLPPRTIAFGEVGLAGEVRAVAGVARRLAEAARIGFTHAVIPRGALGDKPGPESMTVLEVADLAAAVAAVHPAGDRPRTDPPRDDRRPELDAFLADMQRQTAHRQAYAEQAPTRTSGPGPGLHSV, via the coding sequence ATGGCTTCGAAGACCGCGCGTGCCCGTTCGACCTTCCGTTGCGCCGAGTGCGGGTGGTCGACGGTCAAGTGGGTCGGCCGGTGCGGTGAGTGCCAGGCGTGGGGCACGGTGGCCGAGGCAGGCAATGCTCCTGCCCGTACGCCGCCCGCCTCCGTCGTCGAGCGCCCGGCGGTCCCGATCGGCCAGGTCGACGCCACACTCGCGCAGGCACGGTCGACCGGAGTCGGCGAGTTCGACCGGGTGCTCGGCGGTGGGCTGGTGCCCGGCGCCGTGGTCCTGGTCGCCGGCGAGCCCGGCATCGGCAAGTCGACGCTGCTGCTCGATGTCGCTGCCCGTGCCGCGAAGGAGTCACGCAGCGTCCTCTATGTCAGCGGTGAGGAGTCCGCAGCGCAGGTCCGCCTGCGGGCCGAGCGCATCGAGGCTCTCGCCCCGTCGCTCTTCCTCGCGAGCGAGACCGACCTCGGCACCGTGCTGGCGCAGATGGAGCAGGTCCAGCCGGACCTCGTGGTCGTCGACTCCGTGCAGACCATCGCGTCGACCGAGATCGAAGGCGCCGCAGGCAATGTCGCGCAGGTTCGCGAGGTCGCGGCCTCGGTCATCCAGTACGCCAAGGCCCGCAACATCGCAGTTCTGCTCGTCGGCCACGTCACCAAGGACGGCTCCATTGCCGGGCCGCGCGTGCTGGAGCACCTGGTCGACGTGGTCATCCAGTTCGAGGGCGACCGGCACTCCCGCCTGCGTCTGGTCCGCGCGGTGAAGAACCGCTACGGGCCGACCGACGAGGTGGGTTGCTTCGACCTGTCGGACGTCGGCATCGTCGAGCTGCCGGACCCGAGCGGGCTGTTCCTGAGCCAGCGCGACGAGCCCGTGCCCGGCACCTGCGTCACGGTGGCGCTGGAGGGGCGCAGGCCCCTGGTGACCGAGGTGCAGGCACTGCTGGTGCCGTCCAACGGAGGCTCGCCTCGTCGTACGACCAGCGGCGTGGACGGCTCGCGCACCGCGATGATCCTCGCCGTCCTCGACCGCCGCGTCGGCGTGCCGGTCCGCCAGTCCGACTGCTACGTCTCGACGGTCGGCGGCGCCCGACTCAGTGAGCCCGCAGCCGATCTCGCCGTCGCGCTCGCCCTGGTCAGCTCGGCGATCGAGCAGCCGCTGCCTCCGCGCACCATCGCCTTCGGTGAGGTCGGGCTCGCCGGCGAAGTGCGAGCCGTGGCCGGCGTCGCGCGCCGACTGGCCGAGGCCGCCCGCATCGGATTCACCCACGCGGTCATTCCCCGGGGAGCACTCGGCGACAAGCCCGGTCCCGAGTCGATGACCGTCCTCGAGGTGGCGGACCTGGCCGCGGCCGTCGCCGCCGTGCACCCTGCCGGCGACCGACCGCGCACCGATCCACCGCGCGACGACCGCCGCCCCGAGCTGGACGCCTTCCTGGCTGACATGCAGCGCCAGACCGCTCACCGGCAGGCGTACGCCGAGCAGGCACCCACGCGTACATCGGGTCCAGGGCCTGGACTGCACTCGGTCTGA
- a CDS encoding ROK family transcriptional regulator, whose protein sequence is MTSPPPSGPGRPGSQTALRRRNRQTVVHALLANGPATQAELARQTGLSNATVSNIVKELAQEGLAVTEPTTSSGRRALSVRLQGTRAVAAGFDVGRRHLRVVLATVGYEVLAEDAIALPIGHSAEDGLDAAAAMLDKLVDKAGIERRAVIGAGVGLPGPIERERGTVLDGAILPAWIGTNVPKAFGERLGLEVLVDNDANLGAMAEIAWGERQDATELIFVKVGTGIGAGLVIGGKLHYGALGTAGEIGHTTVDPQGPFCRCGNRGCLETLASTSTMIESLAPSTTGPVSTADIVRRGLEGDSATLRVIDDAGFVLGRVMASLANFVNPQVIVVGGPLAALGDAFLDPIRRGLVRHAVPVVGETTQIVVSSLGDRAEALGAASLVLQHAGLNSSLRSLLDDKAVDGLTARHV, encoded by the coding sequence GTGACGTCGCCACCGCCTTCAGGACCCGGCCGCCCCGGTTCTCAGACTGCGCTGCGCCGTCGCAACCGCCAGACCGTCGTGCATGCGCTGCTGGCCAACGGCCCCGCCACGCAAGCCGAGCTGGCCCGCCAGACCGGGCTCTCCAACGCCACGGTCTCCAACATCGTCAAGGAGCTGGCCCAAGAGGGTCTGGCGGTCACCGAACCCACCACGAGCTCTGGTCGGCGAGCCCTGTCCGTACGCCTTCAAGGCACTCGCGCGGTCGCGGCCGGCTTCGATGTCGGGCGGCGCCATCTGCGGGTTGTGCTGGCGACTGTCGGCTACGAGGTGCTGGCCGAGGACGCCATCGCGCTGCCCATCGGACACAGCGCCGAGGACGGTCTGGACGCGGCCGCCGCGATGCTCGACAAGCTGGTCGACAAGGCCGGTATCGAGCGGCGTGCGGTCATCGGTGCCGGGGTCGGACTGCCCGGTCCGATCGAGCGCGAGCGCGGGACCGTGCTGGACGGCGCGATCCTCCCGGCCTGGATCGGGACCAACGTGCCGAAGGCCTTCGGCGAACGTCTGGGACTTGAGGTTCTGGTCGACAATGACGCCAATCTCGGGGCGATGGCCGAGATCGCCTGGGGCGAGCGACAGGACGCGACGGAGCTGATCTTCGTCAAGGTCGGCACGGGCATCGGAGCGGGCCTGGTGATCGGCGGCAAGCTGCACTACGGCGCACTCGGGACGGCGGGCGAGATCGGCCATACGACCGTTGATCCGCAAGGTCCATTCTGTCGCTGTGGCAACCGCGGCTGCCTCGAGACACTGGCTTCCACCTCGACCATGATCGAGTCCCTCGCGCCCAGCACGACCGGTCCCGTCAGCACCGCTGACATCGTCCGTCGGGGGCTCGAGGGCGACTCCGCAACGTTGCGCGTGATCGACGACGCGGGCTTCGTGCTCGGTCGTGTCATGGCCAGCCTGGCCAACTTCGTCAACCCGCAGGTCATCGTGGTCGGCGGACCGCTCGCCGCCCTCGGAGATGCGTTCCTGGACCCAATTCGTCGGGGTCTCGTCCGTCACGCCGTGCCCGTCGTGGGCGAGACCACCCAGATCGTCGTCTCGTCCCTAGGGGACCGCGCCGAAGCGCTTGGGGCGGCCTCGCTCGTCCTCCAGCATGCGGGACTCAACTCGTCTTTGCGTTCATTGCTTGACGACAAGGCGGTTGACGGGTTAACTGCTCGCCACGTGTGA
- the mmsA gene encoding multiple monosaccharide ABC transporter ATP-binding protein, producing the protein MPDPLDATQANPSAYLLRMQSITKEFPGVKALDDVNLDVTEGEIHAICGENGAGKSTLMKVLSGVYPHGSYDGHITFRGQPAEFKNIRESEAEGIVIIHQELALIPELSITENIFLGNEPSKRGVIDWRFAKARAIELLARVGLREDPDTAIKNIGVGKQQLVEIAKALSKDVRLLILDEPTAALNETDSAHLLGLIKDLQTKGITSIMISHKLNELEAIADSITILRDGHTIETLDVSAGGVDEDRIIKGMVGRTLESRFPDHTPKIGEVFFEVQNWTVRHPQIAERLVCKNASFTVRRGEIVGFAGLMGAGRTELARSVFGRSYGVYQAGRIIKDGKEIHPRSVSQAIDAGLGYVTEDRKSLGLNLLDDIKATTVSAGLKKIAHNTIVDRSEEHTVAERYRKLLRTKAPTVDEGVSNLSGGNQQKVVLSKWMFTDPDLLILDEPTRGIDVGAKFEIYGIIQALADQGKGVIVISSELPELLGLSDRIYTIFEGAVTGELARDEADQENLMRLMTTPAKSA; encoded by the coding sequence ATGCCGGACCCCCTGGACGCTACGCAGGCGAACCCGTCGGCGTACCTCTTGCGGATGCAGTCGATCACCAAGGAATTCCCGGGCGTCAAGGCGCTCGACGACGTCAACCTCGACGTCACCGAAGGTGAGATCCACGCGATCTGCGGCGAGAACGGCGCCGGCAAGTCAACGCTGATGAAGGTGCTGTCCGGCGTCTACCCGCACGGGTCGTACGACGGTCACATCACGTTTCGGGGTCAGCCGGCCGAGTTCAAGAACATCCGGGAGTCCGAGGCCGAGGGCATCGTGATCATCCACCAGGAGCTCGCGCTCATCCCCGAGCTGTCGATCACCGAGAACATCTTCCTCGGCAACGAGCCCTCCAAGCGCGGCGTCATCGACTGGCGGTTCGCCAAGGCGCGCGCGATCGAGCTGTTGGCCCGCGTCGGCCTGCGCGAGGACCCCGACACCGCGATCAAGAACATCGGCGTCGGCAAGCAGCAGCTGGTCGAGATCGCCAAGGCCCTCAGCAAGGACGTCCGGCTGCTGATCCTCGATGAGCCGACGGCCGCGCTCAACGAGACCGACTCCGCCCACCTGCTCGGCCTGATCAAGGACCTGCAGACCAAGGGCATCACCTCGATCATGATCAGCCACAAGCTCAACGAGCTCGAGGCGATCGCCGACTCGATCACCATCCTGCGCGACGGCCACACGATCGAGACGCTCGACGTCAGCGCTGGCGGCGTCGACGAGGACCGGATCATCAAGGGCATGGTCGGCCGGACGCTGGAGTCCCGCTTCCCCGACCACACCCCCAAGATCGGCGAGGTCTTCTTCGAGGTCCAGAACTGGACGGTCCGCCACCCGCAGATCGCCGAGCGGCTGGTCTGCAAGAACGCCAGCTTCACCGTTCGCCGCGGCGAGATCGTCGGCTTCGCCGGCCTCATGGGCGCAGGGCGCACCGAGCTGGCCCGGTCCGTCTTCGGGCGCTCATACGGCGTCTACCAGGCCGGCCGAATCATCAAGGACGGCAAGGAGATCCACCCGCGCAGCGTCTCCCAAGCCATTGATGCCGGCCTCGGATATGTCACCGAGGACCGGAAGTCCCTGGGCCTCAACCTCCTCGACGACATCAAGGCGACGACCGTCTCGGCGGGCCTGAAGAAGATCGCGCACAACACCATCGTCGACCGCAGCGAGGAACACACCGTCGCCGAGCGCTACCGCAAGTTGCTGCGCACCAAGGCACCGACCGTCGATGAGGGCGTGTCCAATCTCTCGGGCGGCAACCAGCAGAAGGTCGTGCTGTCCAAGTGGATGTTCACCGACCCCGACCTCCTGATCCTCGATGAGCCGACGCGCGGTATCGACGTCGGCGCCAAGTTCGAGATCTACGGGATCATCCAGGCCCTCGCCGACCAAGGCAAGGGCGTCATCGTCATCTCCTCCGAGCTGCCCGAGCTGCTCGGTCTGTCCGACCGCATCTACACGATCTTCGAGGGC